From one Humulus lupulus chromosome 8, drHumLupu1.1, whole genome shotgun sequence genomic stretch:
- the LOC133795365 gene encoding uncharacterized protein LOC133795365, producing MDANNNIFPLAFGIGDSENDSSWLWFFTKLKETYGEREGMTIISDSHKSIENAIDDVYPKAFHGACIFHLLNNINVNFGVHGEDLNLNFVKAAKAYRVQSFEHYMHEIDKIDTRIRPYLQKIGYSTWSRCHAPTRRYTMMTSNIAESINDALKVARTLPITTMMEGLRSLVQKWVWKNGNEANGTFTQVTTDTETVLREKFIRAIKFQKGNFLVNLMEKTCECKRFQQDEIPCAHAIAVFAKTRLKTYDYVADYYKTTTMKATYDSTVHPLPNESEWTLPETLNIIVLPPKSRKPPGRPRRKRIRSRGEPKVQIKCGRCAQQGHNRKTCRNEPIPKLRNTTKSKKIDK from the exons aTGGATGCTAACAACAACATATTCCCATTAGCCTTTGGAATAGGAGACTCTGAAAATGATTCATCATGGTTATGGTTTTTCACAAAGCTGAAGGAGACATATGGAGAAAGAGAAG GTATGACAATCATTTCAGACAGCCATAAAAGCATAGAAAATGCTATAGACGATGTATACCCAAAAGCTTTCCATGGAGCATGCATATTCCACCTGTTAAACAACATCAATGTCAATTTTGGTGTCCATGGGGAGGACCTAAACCTAAACTTTGTCAAAGCAGCAAAGGCATACAGGGTACAATCATTTGAGCACTACATGCATGAAATAGACAAGATTGACACACGCATAAGACCGTATTTACAAAAAATTGGATATTCAACTTGGTCTAGATGCCATGCTCCAACAAGAAGATATACAATGATGACATCAAATATAGCTGAATCAATAAATGATGCATTGAAAGTTGCAAGAACGCTGCCAATCACTACAATGATGGAGGGCCTTCGAAGTTTAGTTCAAAAATGGGTATGGAAAAATGGTAATGAAGCAAACGGAACATTCACACAAGTAACAACAGATACTGAAACTGTGCTTAGAGAAAAATTTATTCGTGCCATTAAATTTCAG AAAGGAAATTTTTTGGTCAACCTAATGGAGAAAACATGTGAATGCAAAAGATTCCAACAAGACGAAATACCGTGTGCACATGCAATAGCAGTATTCGCCAAAACACGGCTGAAAACATATGATTATGTTGCTGATTACTACAAAACTACAACTATGAAAGCAACATATGACTCAACCGTTCATCCATTGCCAAATGAAAGCGAATGGACACTGCCAGAGACTTTAAACATAATTGTCCTACCACCAAAATCAAGAAAACCACCAGGTCGCCCTAGAAGAAAAAGAATCAGATCTAGAGGAGAACCAAAGGTGCAAATAAAATGTGGAAGATGCGCGCAGCAAGGGCATAATAGAAAAACATGCAGGAATGAACCAATCCCAAAGCTGCGAAACACAACAAAGTCAAAGAAAATAGA